The nucleotide window TCAGAAGATTAAGATACAATTTTCAAACGCAAAATGCatgtaaaattgatatgataATCAGAGCAGATACATTTTATCATTCACTTGAGGAAAATTGCCCTCCATTACACCTATCGCATCAACTGAGAAAGTTTGTAAGTTTGCCAACAGAAAAATGTGGCAATCAGTTGATCATAATACATCTATATGGAAAAACTGGACCAAAGAATAACAATTATCCCCAAACCCATACATCCATAAAATTAGCTTATACCTCTGCTTCATTCAGATTGCATGGGAGCCACTTTTCCTTGAAATCTCGCTATGGCAATATCAGCTATCAAGTGCACCAAGTGCCTTCATATCCTCGAGGAATGCTGTGTACGAGTCATCTATACTCTGTCCCTTCGGAGCTGATGATGTGCTAGCTGATTCAGGCTTCACAATGGTAGTAGCTACAGGCTTGGTGGTCGCTGTCATGATTAAGTGTGAAGGCTTTGGTCTTGCTTTTGGGGCAGCAATCTCCCTCCTTACTCGAACAGATGCAGGCACCTAAGACTCGTAATAGCTTAAATCAGGACTGTGATAACATATATGCCGTCATTTTCTAGAGTTTTGGCAATATACCAACACAGCAAATTGGTCTTTAGGAAGTGCTAAGAACGTTCACAAAAATAGTATTTCTTTATCTGGTATAGTTTTCAAGATTAGAAAACAATGTTGGCTAAGATAAGTTATCAACTTAACATAAATGGCACAAAATATAGAAACAGTGCATACTTGACCATATTTGAGAAAAGATTCTTCAAAGTTCTAATCCTTACATGTAGGTTGTTGGCATAGACCTTAAAGATCATCTAAAAGAAAGCTACTAGCCAGAGGGGTAGAAGTGAAACTACTTAACCGTTTCAACATCCCAAATCTAAAGGAATGGGAACTCACTCAATGCTGATGCCCACATCATACCAAAAGGGACATGTTCcaaaaaaaattataacaaaaagAACATTTTAATCACCAAGCTACAGCAATGTGGCTCAATAAGCTCCAAAACTCTATGTCTCATGCATCCATGAATATgtatcaaatcatattcatagtCACAATAATTATAAACCAACATAATTCTAGCAAAGTGCACTTACCATAGCCGTAAGTTCCGGCTGGTGCTGAGCCAGTGGTCGCTTAACAACAGTAGATGCAGCAGATTTAACATATGATGGTTTCTGTGGTAAGGGTGGTCGGTTTGCAAGATTATAATCATCCAGCGCGGCAGGTGGTGGACCAGGTGGAAGTGGTGGTCTCATCATTGGAGGAGGTCCAGGTGGGGGGCCTAAAGGTGGTTTTGGAATAAGTGGAACCATCATTCCTGGAGGAGCAGCTTGACTAGGAAGTCCACTGGCAGATAGTGCTGCCCGCATGTCTGGAAGCGGCGGCGGAGGGAAACCTGGTATTCCAGGGGGTAAAATATCTGGCTGTAAAGCTGGGACCATGGCAGGTCCAGGCACCGGAGGTTGTCTGGGAGGAGGTGGAGGTGGTGGAACCATTTTAGAAATTGCTGTATGGTTATTGGTATCAGCTTCTGACGGACCACCTTCACCTTGATTAGTAGCCAATTTAGGGGGCATTCCAGGAGGAGGGGGAGGGAGTACAGTTGGCACCTAAGAAGGAGAGCAAGACAGACAAATTAACATTTTTCTCACAGAAAATATTTCTAAAGAATTAGGAAACAATTTCACCGTTCTCAGCTTTTGACCAAGTGTAGATCTTTCTGTGTAAGAAGATCAATGTTGACAAGACATGCGCCTAGACCTTGCACCTTagggctaaacaaaaaattcactAGAGACCCTTCCAAGCAAGGCTTTTTGAAGGCCATAGGCAAGAGAtctcttaaatttattttatttttagcttTTCTCAATGGATGTACCTTTGTTAGTGAGAAAGGGCACAGTATCAAACTCTCTACTGCTCAATATTTGAGTATTCAACAACAGACATGGGACCTTGAGGAAATCATGTATATTGTCCAACCAaatattttgcatgttttgtagaTAAACTAAACTCTTTAGATCTTAAGATTACACACACACTTAAAACATACATATTGTTTATATGCTCAAGCCAGAAAGGTGGCATATCCAGAGAGGATGTTAGAAGAGCTTACCTGAGCCAGATCCTTGGAGGTCGAGTCATCTGGCATGTTCCCACTAGTGCCAGGTGGAGGTGGCTGTGCAGACTGTGGAAGGGGAGGAGGTGGAGGTAGTGGAGGGCGAACAGCAACTTGATCTTTAGGTGGGGGACCAGGAGGTGGTGGAGGCAAAGGAATACCCAAGTTTGCTGTGGCAGGCGTGGACGGCACAGGAGGTGGGGGTGGTAGAGGCAAAGATGAAGGCACAACCGTGCCATCCCCAGAGTTTGAACCAGCATCTGGCAAAGGAGGTGGAGGTGGTACAGCTAGAGGAACATCCTCCGACTCTGTCTGTGAGGATGATGCGGCAGCACTTGATGATGCTGCAGACAAGGGAATTCTAGGTCCTGAAGGCCAAAACAAAAGCAGACTAAAAGCATGAGTGAgagaaaataataagtaaaaaatGCAGGAGAGAGAACTATGTTTAAGCAGACAACAAATCAATGAGGAAGTTGCCAGACCTATTGACGATTTGTACATAGGTGGCTTTCCAGGTGGTGGAGCCCCAGTGGGATTCAGAGTAGGGTGATAGTAAACAGAgtcctgcaaaaaaaaaaaaacagcagcaGAGCAGCAAAGGAAAAGAATTAGGCTCCAAAGCAAATAGAGAGTCCATCAAAAAAATTATTGTACATGTTAGTCATCTGATTCAAATCTTACTTCAGGCTTAGGATGCTTTGCTCTCTCTTCCTCTTCTGCAGTTGTCCTTCTGCGAGGAGGCCCCAAGTGACTGCAGCAGAAGACAAACAATAGTAGGTAAATAAGAATTGGGAGATGATAAGAATGAAGCATTAACAAACATATTAAAACGATAATGTCTATTTACCTGAACATAACAGGGGTCTCACCCTTCTCCTTCATTTTGTCTTCGAATTCCTGACCAAGGGAGTAATGAAAACTGTAGTTATCTCATACAGACAAGTAATTCTAATAAATGTCAGAAAATCATAAATTATTACCTTCCTCTTCTTTAAGACAAGATTAAGTGTGTCTTCGAGTTGTCTCTTCTTGTGTTTTCTTGCTTTGTCTAATGCACCTTCAGCCTCTGCAGTAACTCAACAAAGTTATTGACCAGattctaaaattaaaatcaaCAAAAAAATAATCAATGTATTAGTAGAGAGAATAAGGTGAACAGAGGACACAACATAATGAAGCAATAAACATCCAATAGGAATCAGTGCTACATTGAACAAACCTACTAGTAATACCTCTATGATACCCCctttcaacctttcttcacataagaaggaagaaagaaagaaggaattgGGAAAAGATAACTTATCTAGGTAGTTAATATCTATTTTTCGTTAAGATCGCCATCTTACACCTAGGTAGTTAATTTCTTCAcataagaagaaagaaagaaagaaaaaaggaattGGGAAAAGATAACTTATCTAGGTAGTTAATATCTATTTTTTGTTAAGATTGCCATCTTACACTAGGAAATAGTCAATTCACTTCCATCTTTATGCTGTATTTGATCAAACAAATACTTCACAGGAAGACATATAGCCAAACATCCTAGTATTGacttaaaaaaatcaaatcattGCTTAAAGGAAATACTGATTTTCTTCCATTTGATTTAGAAATTATTATGTTTCTCACGCTAGTAAAAACTCAGCTAATGCCATGTTCAAGGAAATGTCCAAACACCACAAAAGATAATAACCAAAACCAACTCCAGATGAagtaaaaataaagcaaaaaaaaatcAATCAGTAACGAAGGCTTGTTCAGTCCCTTCATTAAAAGTACAGTCCTAAAATTTTGACCACTACAGGTAAAAAAGGGTAAAATCCAATGCTATAAAATTTAGCAATTAAAGTATAACCACCACCATAAGCTCTACTCTTATTCGAGTTCAGTAAACAGAGATATTTACTCATTAATCAATCATGAAACATCTAAAAAGAACGACTTACTCATCACTTCTAACTTCTCAATCTGCTCCATGATTGCCTGAGGATCCTTCTTCAAAATCCCCACCTCCCTCaccttctttctttccttcttgttCTGTTATAACATATAAAACACCAACCACGATTTAAACATTCAAATGTACATGAATGCTAAAACCGAGACAAGGCTTATATTTATAAAGTCAGCTCCAAAGTAAGCGAAATAAAATTATGCAATCCTCtactatgtttttttttttttcaattttgaataaataaaattcaaCAGCTTATTTAAGGCGAATATTAACTTTAAACAAAATAATTTCCCCAGGGTTCTTCGGAAATTCACTTTttttttaagtaaatattaaaagaacagaaaaaaaatcaatttagatGACATCTTTTTTCCTTACCCTTTCAAAccgaaacaaagaaaaaaaaaagccaacAGGAAGATCGAATTGAATCCGAAACAATTAAAACCAAGAATTGAGTATCATTGAAGTAAAAAAGAAAGCAGAAAACCCTGAAAAGAAACGGAAAGAAGTAGGATTGTACCCGTTTAAGTTCTTTCTTACGAAGCTCCTTACGGTAGGCATCCGTAGGGTTCATAACTTTGCCCCCTTTCGTTGTCTTCATCTTCTATTTCTCTTTGAAGCTCTGTCTTCTTCACAAATTTTCTTAAATCTTTTAGGGCTTCTTTCTCCTCCTGCTGGTTATTATTCCGATTTCAAATTAGGGGAAAGAAAATCGATCGGCCTACGATGTTTCGGATATACATATTATTTTTACTGTCAAAATTACGGTTTTCTCCTTAGCTTACTGAAGCTTGGGTTGGGCTTAAACTTTTTCAATGGCCGggcattttcatatttacacCTATCCTTCCTTCAGGcccaaataattattttttggattaaatattaatttggcCCCTGAGCTATACCTCATCCAACAATATGATATCTCaagatttttttatcaatttggtacctatacttagaggtgtgcatgggccgggccacCTGGCCTGGCCCGAAGGCCAGCCCAAAATgtgagagggtttgggcaaaaatagaGGCACAAAAAATGGGCTTAGGCAAAAAAAATGCTCGTTTAAAAAATGTGTCGAGCCTCGAGTAAGGCATTTTTGGTCCGGGCCCGGCCCAAATTCACTACATGacaaaaaatcttttttttaatattattttcttattgttttcttcttattttgctactattttactattatgttgctactattttgttgttattatttgaatattgtataaaacttattttattgttaactttttattattttaaagacatttgttaattttgttattattttagaaacatttgcttgttaagttgtatctattttagtgttatttaagtatacatatttttaaaatttatcttcaatttgttgagaaatatttatttgatgttttagtatttttatggtttatatatattttaaaattatataaaaattaatatgggcaggCCGGGTTAGGCCctagttttaacatttttattcgagtatagcttgggcaaaattttaagcccatttttcgggtcgGGTTGGGCCGAACCCGGGCCTAACAAATCgacttaaatttttaattgaactCGGCTCGAACTCGACCCGGCCTggccatgcacacctctactatATTATTTCGCCATCTAGAAAAGTTGTCCATTTCGTTACTGAATTGACATGGCCAGACTGACCAATGTTAGTGACACGTGTCCAATTTTTTAGAAATAGAAAAAGCATAAATGACATGAATTTTACACGTCAAATAAATGGaggaatttaaaagaaataattgtggcttttatttttttcaatttccttttagCATATTCATTCAAAATATGAATTCCTTCGACGTTTAAATTACTAATTTGGTATCTGAATtatagttaaaatataatttaattttttaaatttttcttaataatattctaaacaaattttaaaaatttaaaattaaatataaaatattaaaaatatattaaaaatgtttATATATCAAAAAAAacccttaaaaatataaaaaaaaaacaattaaacccCTGTATGTCACACGATTGTGTGCCACACATGGTTGCATGACATGACCATGTGGCCCATTGGTTTTTTGTGCAAGTTTGTCCACACAGTCATAGTGAGGTATACGGCCTagcaacacggccgtgtgtccctgaaTTACACGGGCATAGTTTGATAGATGATTTGACCGCACGGTCATGCCCATAAGCCACACGGGCTAAGCTCTGTCGCACGGccagaccacacagccgtgtaatccatattttcactttttacctaatttttttgtaaaaatttcagtttagtCTAGAACTGTTCCCAGTTTATTTTAAATGCTTCGCATGCTCGATTTAAGTTCGAATATGATTGAATAACATGGAAATggttgtaattgaattatgaaataaattatttggtTATCTATGACTGGGTAGAGAACAATGTTAATGTTTTACTGTTGTAATATCTTATAGCTCGGGTCAGGCGACCGAATCAGGAATAGGATCTTAAATTCATACCCAATTAAACCCTGCCGTTAACTAAAATAAGTAATTAAGCTCCTCCATTAATAGTTTTCATCATTGATCATATTGattgttaaaataaattaatagacCAATAAAATAGTAACACGTGATGACTTCATGtttaatataatacttttacattaaaatattaaaaatcaaaaattataaaaaaaacataaatattattttttaaaaggaaagtgggttattttttattaataaaacaataaaatacaTAAGAAACGGTCTACTAACTAAAGCAACAAAGGAAACAAAACAAATAAAGCAAAGTAACTCATCAATGAGTTGGCCCTCATTCAATGAACTTAGACCTTTTCAAATTCCCAAAGCCATCTTATCTTCCCAATTCCATGACCATCTTAGCAGAACATGGAAAAACTCGAACAACACTATCCTCTTCAGCAAAACCTTACGTCGTTCCCCTCCCATTATCCCAAGTACAGCAACCCAAATACATCTGAATCTCCAAACCAATAGCACAGCCTTCCCCCAAGAAACCTACCCTTTCACCAATCCCACTCAACCTCAGTCCCCATCCCAGCTCCCCCACCACGAAGACACCCATCATTCAACCGACGCCTAAATACGATCCTACCCCTTCCCACCCTCCAAATTATTCAAGAACCCACTCAAGGGACTTAGCTTAACCTTCGATCAGAACTTTTAGGTGCTACATTCACCATTTCTCCTCCCAACTCCCCCGTGCCGACCATGTCGGTCCATTTCCACCATGGCCCTAACAAAATCAGGCACATTCCCCACCAAGTAAGCACTCCCACCCCTCCTCAACCCCTCTTTTGCTACTATATGAGCAACTGTATTTGCATATCTGGAAACATGTCTATATGAACACCTGCTAAACATCTCTACTTTAATCTTAGCATCATAAATATAGGCCCCTATATCCGAACCATCATTTATGCATGATCTCATTTTTTTAATCATCGACAGAGCATTACTTTCCAGAATCACCTCTCGAAATCCTAAATCAACCCCCAAGCTCAACGCTTGAAGACAAACGAGGGCATTGCAAACCCCGTAGGTATGTGGCAATTAACAATTTCTCTCGAACCCACCACTTGACCCCCTCCATTTCTGACAACAATCCCTGTACATGATTTCATTCCTTTTCCATTGAAGGCAACATCataatttattttaagaaaaGGAGAATCCGGGGGCCTCCACCTCTCATACTCAATCTTTCCGACAGGTAACTTATTCTGCATTGcgtcattttcattcatatcattctCAACCTTTTTTTAATACATCCTGTGGTAGAAGAATCACCTTGTCATGGATCAGCCTATTCCTCGCAGACCAAATAAACCAGAGGGTACAAACCACAATTCTGCATATAGTACTTGGGACCATGGAAAAAATATACGTAAGTCATTCTTGTAAAGATGCATTAGCTATATTTTCAGGCCACTCAAATCTAACATTCTCCATATTTCCCCTACAGAAGAACAATCTCTAAATATATGTTCAACAGTCTGCGCCACCTGTACATTTTGGACACATAGTTGAATTTCTCAACCTCTTATTCTAGAAATTATGATAGTTAGGAATGTAATTTTTAAAGATGCACCAAACTGTAATCTTTATTTTCTCTGGTAAATTAATTTACCAAAGGTTTTTGTAAAATGCTCTGTAATTATAGTAAGTACCAAGCACCTCAGGTGAAATATCCTCGTGAAGGAAGATATTGTAAGCACTCTGCACTGTAAATTCACCCGATAGTTCATCACCCCAAACCACCATATCGTCTAGTAGATTTCTAGCAAGAGGAATATATCTGACTCTCTTCGCAACCTCATCAGTCAAATGCGTGGTGAGTTTCTGTTCAATCCACCGCCTTGTTTGAGGATTAATCAAATTCGATACTAGTCTTACTAACGTATTAATTTCTAGAACTGGTATTCTCTTTTCTGGCAAGCTAGGGACCCACATATCCTCCCAAATCCTTATATTTGTGCCCGACCCCACACGCCAGCACAAACCTAAATTGAGCAATCCTCGCGCAGCCCAAATGCTTTTGTAGGTATATGAAGGGTAAGCACCAAGATTAGCATTCAAAAAATTCATTGACGGATATTATTTTGCTTCGAGTGACATCGTTAAAAGGGAATTCGAAAACTTAATCAAACGCCATCGATGTTTTGCAAGTAAGGCAATATTGAATTTTGCCAAATTACGAAAGCCTAACCCCCATCCTCTTTTAGCTGACACATTTTCATCCACGCGCACCAATGGATACTCTACTCTCTTTCCCCCATGTTTCTGCCACTAAAGTTGACTAATAATTCGTTCTAACTCCAAACAAAATGGCGTAAATGATAAGAAACATGACATAGCAAAGGTAGGAATTGCTTGCAACAAACTAGTAATACGACTTCTTAAACGGTCCTTTAAGACCTGAAAAGCCAATTTTTTATTTCTACCACCATGTTGGGTAAACCCAAATAACACTCTTGATCAGTAAAAGAACAGACCCGTAAACACACAACTAAAGCTTCACTATTCTGCTCATCCACATTAGTGCTAAAGTAGACAACATATTTGTTGAAAGTAACACATTGGCCTGATGAATTCTCATACTCAACCAAAATTTAATTcaaacactgtaacacccctaacttgtatcctttgtcggaatagggttacagagcattatcgggGTTTACGGATCAATTAGACAAAAATTTCAAACGTTTCATTACATATCAATACTCATAATAAAATCAATCAAAACATATATATCGACCCTTAAATGAGCCCTCAAGACCCGAAATACGTATTAGAAACAAGTaagactaaatcagaaactcagagaattttttaaaaacatttaaaattttcaacactgtaggggtcacacgggcgtgtggtcaggccgtgtgactcacacagtcaggagacatgcccgtgtctaaggCCGTATGAgaattcgaaatagggacacacggccatgtaactctctaacttaggttacacggccaagtcacacacccgtgtgctaggccgtgtgagcatactaacttgcatTTCTTaaaaagatacaggggacacagccgtgtcacttagccgtgtgtcacacatagctgaGATACACGCTCATGTCTCTAACCGTATGaacgaaaataggtcattttttaagccacatttctcacccaaattgacaCCAACCTAGCCTCAACAATTTACACACcaacaagccataacaaggcattTAACACAAGTCTTAAACATGTATTATGACTATATACAACCCATATACCCTTAGGTCTCTCAAATGATAACTTAAAAATGTGTCCACCAaatatccaaacttacctaatTAATTTACCTAACCATGTTACCAAAGTTCACTTTAACTcaattatatacatacatatatcactATACTAAAATCACAATCATACATTAATTTCATACCAATATGTATGTTGGttatataaacaaaatattatTCTTAATATTTACATAAGCTAAACTTTGACTAAGATCATAcaaaaaacctatacatgccatataaatcgtttttaagtttcaaaaactaccgagataagctggatagtgtgacttgagtgctgACCCGATCGTCTAACCTTCCGAAAATTTACAAAGGAATTAAACTATACaaataagcttaatgaagcttagtaagttcgacggGTTAAACAAAAATCTTACCGAACCTACTATAACtagtcaaataaataaaattattcatgtcaATTCCCTATCATTCAcaactttaattaaataatacattCGTATTCAAATCAATACGAAAATAAATAACAAgtatttcaaattcattaaatgaatcactttatcgAAATCTTTTCATTCGAAGAATTACTTATGGATAAGAGTACATCGTCAACAGAAACTTATAAGAGCTAGTAGTCCCAAATAGgccaacagaagctcataagagcttaattttaatctaaatccatgttattcatcaaaaaaaatctaatatttatcaatggaaacttccaaaattttcaataaaatcaaaAACAAAGGTGTGGTTTAGTTGGACTTAATtgtaacataaaaattataagaaacgggtaagaattgaactcacatgaagcaaaaaaatgaaaaaacagCTTAAGCTCTCTCTCCTATGGCTGTTTTGGctgaaaattgaagaagaaatgtttagaaaacatttaaattcaattttttttatttttaatttcatcaaaattaccatttttacaTTAATCAAGCCATTTAATACTAAGTTATTATAATTACCAAGTTttgtacctttttcaatttagtcctttttaattaattaactatcaaaacgttaaaatttttcaatgaaactttaatactaccttaatgacactccgtaaatatttataaaaatatttacggctcagtttatagaaacaaggtttcaatacctcactttctaaaaccacttgacctaataaatcattataaaacacaaattacaaatttaaaaatctttttaaaaccatatttgactcgtaaatatcaTTTACGAACTTTCTAGCTGATTTGGTGGCTTCAAACCACTGTTTTCGACATCACTgaaaaattgggctattacagacATATTGCACTAGTCACAGTTGCTTCCTCAAACAGGACATAATCATCAGCAAACAATAAATGGGATATTTCTGGACCCTCCGACAAATCTTAGCCCCTTTCACCATATTCTCCATAAGTTCTATACGTATAAGGGAAGATAACCCCTCACTACAAATTAGAAACAAATAACGACTAAGCGGATTTCCTTGCCTAAGATCTTTTTCAAGAGAAAACAACATTCTCATTTCACCATTTAAAGACGTAAAATAAGAAATAATACTAATACAATGAATATAAAGTCAACCCAACTTCTTAAGAAACACATTTGCAACATCATTTTCGTTAAAAACTCCCACTCCACCTTGTTATACGATTAGCTCATATCCAGTTTAAGAGTAAAATGACCTTTCTTACCCAACCTCTTACatttatatgtattaaaaatttCGTAAGAAAGTAGAATATTATCCATTATTAACCTACCTAGAATAAAAGCACTTTGCGCCTTATCTACACACAAATGCAACACATTCTAGAACCTATTCACCACTATTTTTGAAATAATCTTATACAAAACAGAACATAAAAACTGTTGCATACACTAGGGTCACTGGTTTCCAGAATAAGAATAAGAGTTGTTTTATTTATGTCCGTGATGGACTTACCATCATTTAGCACCTCAAGACAATAATCACCAACCTCTTGCCCCActatatgtaacagcccgttttttttagggttgatcagaacagtggtttcggggccaccaaatccgaacgagtaggttggtaaatattatatttaatatttatgagttaattgttattttaaaaatgtttttgatattgtgatttttgttttataagcgatttattaagttcaagtggtatgaccctaaagtcaagtgggtttagaaaatgaggtatcgggaccttgtttctataaatcgagtcgtaaatatttttataaatatttacgtagtggcaataagatggtattaaagtttcgttgaaaaattttatcgtttcgatagttaattaaacaaaaggactaaattgtatgcgattaaaaagttgtgttctataacctaaaggtattaaatagatatagaacttaaaagtagaagtccttatttggtaattagcccattaaagagatagtgggatatgatggcttggcatttggtgtaataaataaagtgtataaaggttaatattgtaaattggttaaaaataataataaaatgaatataataaaagaatcaaggtgtcatctttttcattctctttttaccagccgaatatgaaggcttgagaagccatggaagaagcttccaactttcagctaatgcatggtaggcatttctagtcccgttttgaattatttttatattttcgggatcgttgttgcttaatctatctaatgaggggactattttgcaaaaccattgaatagtttgatattttccattgatgagtacaatagggctttgaagtttaatggaagaatatgagtctttgttgatagttaaacactttttgttaagtgaatttttgtgaaattgacaattaagggctaaattgataaatgtgaaaactttatggttaaaatgtaaaataaatgaaatgtgtgggctgctagagacactagtgata belongs to Gossypium arboreum isolate Shixiya-1 chromosome 7, ASM2569848v2, whole genome shotgun sequence and includes:
- the LOC108486535 gene encoding protein EARLY FLOWERING 5, translating into MKTTKGGKVMNPTDAYRKELRKKELKRNKKERKKVREVGILKKDPQAIMEQIEKLEVMKAEGALDKARKHKKRQLEDTLNLVLKKRKEFEDKMKEKGETPVMFSHLGPPRRRTTAEEEERAKHPKPEDSVYYHPTLNPTGAPPPGKPPMYKSSIGPRIPLSAASSSAAASSSQTESEDVPLAVPPPPPLPDAGSNSGDGTVVPSSLPLPPPPPVPSTPATANLGIPLPPPPPGPPPKDQVAVRPPLPPPPPLPQSAQPPPPGTSGNMPDDSTSKDLAQVPTVLPPPPPGMPPKLATNQGEGGPSEADTNNHTAISKMVPPPPPPPRQPPVPGPAMVPALQPDILPPGIPGFPPPPLPDMRAALSASGLPSQAAPPGMMVPLIPKPPLGPPPGPPPMMRPPLPPGPPPAALDDYNLANRPPLPQKPSYVKSAASTVVKRPLAQHQPELTAMVPASVRVRREIAAPKARPKPSHLIMTATTKPVATTIVKPESASTSSAPKGQSIDDSYTAFLEDMKALGALDS